A window of Solanum stenotomum isolate F172 chromosome 3, ASM1918654v1, whole genome shotgun sequence contains these coding sequences:
- the LOC125858392 gene encoding ras-related protein RABA4d-like — protein sequence MSNLYGDYNQKIDYVFKIVLIGDSAVGKSQLLARFARNEFNLDSKATIGVEFQTKTLIIDNKTVKAQIWDTAGQERYRAVTSAYYRGAVGAMLVYDLTKRQSFDHMARWLEELRGHADKNIVIMLIGNKCDLGSLRAVPIEDAQEFAERENLFFMETSALESTNVETAFMSILKEIYQIVGKKTLTADEGAEYAKSQSLKGTRIILPGQESDSAGRGAGCCISS from the exons ATGTCAAATTTATATGGAGATTACAATCAAAAAATAGATTATGTATTTAAGATTGTATTGATTGGAGATTCTGCAGTTGGAAAATCACAGCTTCTGGCTAGATTTGCAAGGAATGAATTCAACTTGGATTCAAAAGCTACAATTGGGGTCGAATTCCAAACTAAAACTCTAATTATTGATAACAAGACCGTCAAGGCACAAATTTGGGATACTGCTGGCCAAGAAAG GTATAGAGCAGTGACTAGTGCATACTATCGAGGTGCAGTTGGTGCAATGTTAGTATACGACTTGACAAAACGTCAATCATTTGATCATATGGCTAGATGGCTGGAGGAATTAAGAGGTCATGCAGATAAGAACATAGTTATTATGCTTATCGGGAACAAATGTGATCTAGGGAGTCTTCGAGCAGTACCAATAGAAGATGCTCAAGAATTTGCAGAACGGGAGAATCTCTTCTTCATGGAAACATCAGCTCTTGAATCCACCAACGTTGAGACTGCATTTATGagtatattaaaagaaatttatCAAATTGTTGGCAAGAAAACTCTCACTGCAGATGAAGGTGCAGAGTACGCAAAGTCACAATCTCTCAAGGGAACAAGGATCATACTTCCTGGACAGGAATCAGATTCTGCTGGCCGAGGCGCTGGCTGCTGCATCTCCTCCTGA
- the LOC125858377 gene encoding receptor protein kinase-like protein ZAR1, with translation MMNVVVVVILSFFTFSISVIFSLNSDGVSLLALKSAISNDPSEFLSSWSELDSSACHWNGITCDENQKVTSISLSSKNLSGYIPSEIGALSSLSILSLSYNNFSKPIPIHLFNATFLHSLDLSNNAFTGFLPQQITSLINLKHLDLSANFLNGSLPQELTHLTLLTGTLNLSYNRFTGQLPASYGKFPVTLSLDLRHNNLTGKIPSIGSLLNQGPTAFSGNPFLCGFPLETPCAEPEAQKPPPNPNPNEEEVGFVGKGKSGNGSVVVSLISGVLVVIGVMFVSVLVLRRKWKFDEGKMGKEKLEKPEEGQKGKYVVLDEGFGMELEDLLRASAYVVGKSRSGIVYKVVAGATVVAVRRLSEGDVTWKFKEFETEVEAIGRVQHPNVVRLRAYYYASDEKLLVTDFIRNGTLHNALHVGLGNNLPPLSWAARLKIAQGTARGLMHIHECNPRKYVHGNINSTKILLDDDLQAYISGFGLTRLVSGCSKPINSSTKKLSTSQIIISPQNSTSSCTMYMAPEGRVPGSKFTQKSDIYSFGMVLLEILTGQLTDGGSEVEDDGKGLESLVRKVFRQERPLSEIIDPSLLNEVHAKKQVVAAFHIALNCTELDPELRPRMRTVSDNLDRIKLQ, from the exons ATGATGAATGTTGTTGTAGTTGTGATCCTTAGTTTTTTCACATTTTCAATCTCTGTTATATTTTCATTGAATTCAGATGGTGTTTCTCTGTTAGCTTTGAAATCTGCAATTTCTAATGACCCATCTGAGTTTCTTTCTTCTTGGTCGGAGTTAGACTCATCAGCATGCCATTGGAATGGAATCACATGCGATGAAAATCAGAAGGTGACTTCTATTTCTCTGTCGTCGAAGAATTTGAGTGGTTACATTCCTTCTGAAATCGGAGCACTTTCTTCTCTATCAATTCTTTCTCTTTCCTACAACAACTTTTCAAAACCAATCCCTATTCATCTCTTCAATGCTACTTTCCTTCACTCCCTTGACCTCTCTAACAATGCTTTCACAGGATTCTTACCTCAACAAATCACATCCCTTATAAACCTTAAACACCTTGATCTTTCTGCTAATTTTCTCAATGGCTCACTTCCCCAAGAGCTAACTCATCTTACACTTCTCACTGGAACTTTAAATCTTTCATACAACAGATTTACCGGCCAACTTCCGGCGAGTTATGGTAAGTTTCCTGTAACATTGAGTTTAGACCTTCGGCATAACAATCTGACCGGAAAGATACCTTCAATCGGGTCGTTGTTGAATCAAGGGCCTACTGCATTTTCCGGTAACCCTTTTCTTTGTGGGTTTCCATTGGAGACTCCGTGTGCAGAACCAGAAGCTCAAAAACCACCACCGAACCCGAACCCTAATGAGGAGGAGGTGGGGTTTGTAGGAAAAGGGAAATCGGGAAATGGGTCAGTGGTGGTTTCTTTGATCTCCGGCGTATTGGTTGTGATTGGGGTGATGTTTGTTTCAGTGTTGGTGTTGAGGAGAAAATGGAAGTTCGATGAGGGAAAAATGGGAAAAGAAAAGTTGGAGAAGCCAGAGGAGGGGCAAAAGGGTAAATATGTAGTGTTAGACGAGGGGTTTGGGATGGAACTAGAGGATTTGTTAAGGGCTTCAGCTTATGTAGTAGGGAAGAGTAGGAGTGGGATAGTTTACAAGGTGGTGGCTGGCGCTACGGTTGTTGCTGTTCGACGGTTAAGCGAGGGGGATGTCACGTGGAAGTTCAAGGAGTTTGAGACGGAGGTGGAAGCCATTGGGAGAGTACAACATCCAAATGTGGTGAGGCTTAGGGCTTATTACTATGCAAGTGATGAGAAATTGCTGGTAACTGATTTCATCCGCAATGGCACCTTGCACAATGCTTTACATG TAGGACTTGGTAATAACTTGCCACCTCTGTCATGGGCAGCTAGACTGAAGATCGCTCAAGGCACAGCTCGGGGTCTAATGCACATTCATGAGTGTAATCCCAGGAAGTATGTTCATGGGAACATAAATTCAACAAAAATCCTTCTTGATGATGACTTGCAAGCCTACATATCTGGTTTTGGATTGACTCGCCTTGTTTCAGGTTGCTCCAAGCCCATAAACAGTAGTACCAAAAAGCTAAGTACAAGTCAAATCATAATAAGTCCTCAAAACTCAACTTCGTCTTGTACTATGTACATGGCACCTGAGGGTCGAGTGCCTGGCTCCAAGTTCACCCAGAAAAGCGACATCTACTCATTTGGTATGGTACTTTTGGAGATTCTGACTGGTCAGTTGACAGATGGAGGATCGGAGGTGGAGGATGATGGGAAGGGGCTTGAGAGTCTTGTTAGAAAGGTTTTTAGACAAGAACGACCCTTGTCTGAGATCATAGACCCTTCTCTCTTGAATGAGGTTCACGCTAAAAAGCAAGTTGTTGCAGCATTTCATATCGCTCTCAACTGCACAGAACTGGATCCTGAGCTTCGGCCAAGGATGAGAACAGTTTCTGATAACCTTGATCGCATCAAACTGCAGTAA
- the LOC125858929 gene encoding uncharacterized protein LOC125858929 produces the protein MAKDENVEDMFSRFRKIVCELKSLGMVYSNGLQGRKIVRSLPKAWETKAAILEDGDLQKMTQRPQQDFKNNERNDDRCYYCGKPGHFKQNCPEQRRRNNRRNEDLKSLGAWDQGETSEDGHDEIANICFMALGKTSEVISFNCPNCNDLQDSLDMFTDELQKVIDEYNKIAQEKKDWQILLEASQIEVDILTEELEEVKMQLDSIRKSPSHSSVRSNTTAFNRRRSPNQSSNRSISNSPYHSAENSVNFSCYTYGDIGHKSFNCRKFSSGKWIWRSKVVNLTLKDPKILGYQKEINLLVLQEQTKRAYKKGMWVINSGCSRHMIRKKENFKTLYKNDGGYAQIRENAKGEVVGVGSITLSS, from the exons ATGGCCAAAGATGAAAACGTAGAAGACATGTTCTCGAGATTTAGAAAAATTGTTTGCGAACTCAAATCTCTTGGAATGGTATACTCAAATGGGCTACAAGGTAGAAAAATCGTTAGGAGTCTTCCCAAAGCTTGGGAAACTAAAGCTGCTATTCTTGAAGATGGAGATCTGCAGAAAATGAC ACAAAGACCCCAACAAGATTTTAAGAATAATGAAAGGAATGATGATCGATGCTACTATTGTGGAAAACCAGGACATTTCAAACAAAACTGTCCAGAACAGAGAAGGAGAAACAatcgaagaaatgaagatctaaAAAGTCTCGGAGCCTGGGATCAAGGAGAAACATCCGAAGATGGTCATGATGAAATTGCCAACATATGTTTCATGGCACTAGGTAAAACAAGTGAGGTAATATCTTTTAACTGTCCTAACTGTAATGACCTACAAGACTCTTTGGACATGTTTACTGATGAGTTACAGAAAGTAATTGATGAATACAATAAGATTGCTCAAGAAAAGAAAGACTGGCAGATTCTTCTCGAAGCAAGTCAGATAGAAGTCGACATACTAACAGAAGAActagaagaagtaaaaatgCAGTTGGACAGTATCAGAAAATCTCCTAGTCATAGCTCTGTCAGATCTAACACAACTGCTTTCAACAGGAGAAGATCTCCTAATCAAAGTTCCAACAGATCTATATCTAATTCTCCTTATCATTCTGCTGAAAATTCTGTTAATTTCTCTTGTTATACTTATGGTGACATTGGTCACAAATCTTTTAACTGTAGGAAATTTTCTTCTGGAAAATGGATTTGGAGATCAAAAGTTGTTAACCTAACCCTCAAGGACCCAAAAATACTTGGGTaccaaaaagaaattaatctACTTGTTTTACAGGAGCAGACCAAAAGAGCTTACAAAAAGGGAATGTGGGTAATAAATAGTGGATGCTCCAGACATATGatcagaaagaaagaaaatttcaaaactctTTACAAAAATGATGGAGGATATGCACAGATCAGAGAAAATGCAAAAGGAGAAGTAGTAGGAGTTGGATCAATCACTCTTAGCTCATAA